From the genome of Manduca sexta isolate Smith_Timp_Sample1 chromosome 14, JHU_Msex_v1.0, whole genome shotgun sequence, one region includes:
- the LOC115445249 gene encoding venom carboxylesterase-6, protein MIKLILLIAVAALAAAQGPNPVVRVTHGVLQGSWKVSTKGRSYASFQGVPYARPPIGKYRFREPQQLKPWLGVWDATRPLAPCLQYEPFEQKIVGSENCLFANVATPKLSPAALLPVVVFIHGGAFMYGQGDIYEPSHFMDRDVVVVTFNYRLGPLGFLSTGDEIAPGNNGLKDQSFLLHWVKNNIMMFGGNPDSITLTGCSAGGASVHYHYLSPLSRGTFNRGIAFSGAAFASWTHAVKPAQKAKTLSTIVGCPTTTNKEMIDCLKYRPAEVIVNAQAEMLDWKVHLFTPFTPTVEAPGVREPFLSQYPYHAAIAGSMMNVPLITSVTSEEGLYPAAVYQTDPVLLQELESNWEQLASNIFEYNDTLPLNMRSAVATKIKQHYLGGKPVGQDTYKYLVQALGDRLFVADVGRLAQIHAAKSGQPTYVYRYAYSGSVSLSNMMSRSENNYGVCHADDVLRIFKFPHMEVTTAEDAQMVEALLDMVYSYASTGVPKFGNAQWLPMTAGAKEISYLEIQSPTKAEFKSSSDFGQRSFWDNLGFIENERYHVYLKDEL, encoded by the exons ATGATAAAATTGATTCTATTGATCGCCGTCGCGGCGCTGGCCGCTGCCCAGGGCCCGAACCCTGTGGTCAGAGTGACCCACGGAGTACTGCAAGGGTCCTGGAAGGTGTCCACAAAAGGAAGGAGCTACGCCAGCTTCCAAGGAGTGCCGTATGCCAGACCACCAATTGGAAAATATAGGTTTCGG GAACCACAACAACTGAAGCCATGGCTCGGCGTGTGGGACGCAACCAGGCCCTTGGCCCCGTGCTTACAGTACGAACCTTTTGAACAGAAGATTGtcg GAAGTGAAAACTGTTTGTTCGCCAACGTGGCCACGCCGAAGCTGTCGCCAGCTGCCCTGCTGCCGGTGGTTGTGTTCATCCACGGAGGCGCCTTCATGTACGGCCAGGGAGACATCTACGAACCCTCACACTTCATGGACAGGGATGTAGTTGTAGTCACCTTCAACTACAGGCTTGGGCCTCTTG GTTTCCTGAGCACAGGAGACGAAATAGCGCCCGGCAACAACGGACTGAAGGATCAATCGTTCCTGCTGCACTGGGTGAAGAACAATATCATGATGTTCGGAGGCAACCCTGACAGCATCACGCTGACCGGCTGCTCTGCTGGGGGTGCCAGCGTCCACTACCATTATCTGTCTCCGCTGTCTAGAG GTACCTTCAACCGAGGTATAGCCTTCAGCGGGGCAGCGTTCGCTTCATGGACACACGCGGTGAAACCTGCTCAAAAAGCGAAAACTCTCTCCACCATCGTTGGATGTCCCACCACCACTAACAAGGAGATGATCGACTGCCTCAAATACCGGCCAGCGGAGGTCATCGTCAACGCGCAAGCCGAGATGTTG GACTGGAAGGTGCACCTGTTCACTCCATTCACACCAACAGTGGAGGCGCCGGGAGTACGGGAGCCATTCCTCTCCCAATACCCATACCACGCCGCCATCGCTGGCAGTATGATGAACGTGCCTTTAATAACCTCAGTTACATCTGAAGAAGGACTGTATCCTGCTGCAG TATACCAGACAGACCCTGTGCTACTCCAAGAGCTGGAATCGAACTGGGAGCAGCTGGCGAGCAACATCTTCGAGTACAATGATACCTTGCCTCTGAACATGCGGTCTGCAGTGGCAACTAAAATTAAACAGCACTACCTTGGCGGGAAACCAGTTGGCCAAGACACGTACAAATATTTGGTCCAG GCTTTAGGCGACAGGCTGTTCGTCGCCGACGTGGGCAGGCTGGCTCAAATCCACGCAGCGAAGTCTGGCCAGCCGACGTACGTGTATCGTTATGCTTACAGCGGCTCCGTCAGTCTTTCAAACATGATGAGCAGATCAGAGAATAACTACG GAGTGTGCCACGCTGACGACGTTCTAAGGATATTCAAATTCCCCCACATGGAGGTCACCACGGCTGAAGACGCTCAGATGGTTGAGGCTTTATTAGACATGGTTTACAGCTACGCATCTACTGG GGTCCCGAAGTTCGGCAACGCTCAATGGCTCCCTATGACAGCCGGGGCAAAGGAAATCAGCTACCTCGAAATCCAATCACCAACTAAAGCGGAATTCAAATCAAGCTCCGATTTCGGCCAAAGATCTTTCTGGGACAACCTGGGTTTCATTGAAAATGAAAGATATCACGTATATCTTAAGGatgaattgtaa
- the LOC115445244 gene encoding B-cell receptor-associated protein 31 — protein MSLQWTIIASFLYAEIAIVLLLTLPIASPSRWQKFFKSKFLAYISGQAQIYFLILIGVLVLCLLDAIREMQKYSNIEPSDHQHLDAEMQGNMRLFRAQRNFYISGFALFLLVVIRRLVQMISELATLLAQAEANFRQAQSATTTARSLLEKQGAGDEQNKKEIEELKTQISNLEKELTREKKDKEAVKSQAESLNKEYDRLAEEHSKLQKKITISSGGDSKKDE, from the coding sequence ATGAGTCTACAGTGGACAATTATTGCCTCATTCCTCTACGCGGAGATAGCCATCGTTTTGCTTTTGACTTTGCCGATAGCTAGTCCGAGCAGATGGCAGAAGTTTTTCAAATCGAAGTTTCTAGCTTACATAAGCGGACAAGCGCAGATTTACTTCTTGATTTTGATCGGTGTTTTGGTGCTATGCCTCCTCGATGCCATTCGCGAGATGCAGAAGTATTCCAACATCGAGCCGTCGGACCATCAACACCTCGACGCGGAAATGCAAGGTAATATGAGATTGTTCCGTGCACAGAGAAACTTCTACATTTCTGGTTTTGCGCTGTTTTTGCTCGTCGTCATTCGCCGGTTGGTGCAGATGATCTCGGAGTTAGCAACTTTGTTAGCCCAGGCCGAAGCGAACTTCAGACAAGCACAAAGCGCGACCACTACCGCAAGGTCCCTTTTGGAAAAGCAAGGCGCCGGCGACGAGCAAAACAAGAAGGAAATTGAGGAACTAAAAACtcaaatttcaaatttggaaaAAGAGCTGACCAGAGAGAAGAAAGACAAGGAGGCTGTGAAATCTCAGGCTGAGAGCCTTAACAAGGAGTATGACAGACTGGCTGAAGAGCACAGCAAGCTCCAGAAGAAGATAACAATCTCTAGTGGCGGCGATTCCAAGAAAGATGAATaa